A genome region from Thermoanaerobacterium xylanolyticum LX-11 includes the following:
- a CDS encoding helix-hairpin-helix domain-containing protein, producing MFKLTKSQQYGIIVLLIIASLLTGYFVFERSKTQKNDDIVNIKSDKNLINNSNTGEPIENEKSKEIKVYVTGLVKSPGVYTMKEGDRIDDAIKLAGGPLDDADLSDINLAEKLKDEQMIKVPKIGENDVSNDKFSSSNAPNGKININTATKEELDTLPGIGEVTAQRIIDFREQHGNFQRIEDIMNVSRIGPKLFEQIKDKITVN from the coding sequence ATGTTTAAATTAACCAAAAGTCAACAATATGGAATTATTGTTTTATTGATAATAGCTTCATTATTAACGGGGTATTTTGTCTTTGAAAGAAGCAAAACTCAAAAGAATGATGATATTGTCAACATTAAAAGCGATAAGAATTTAATAAACAATTCCAATACAGGTGAACCAATAGAAAATGAAAAGTCCAAAGAAATAAAAGTGTATGTAACTGGTCTTGTTAAATCGCCTGGGGTATATACTATGAAAGAAGGTGACAGAATCGATGATGCTATAAAACTGGCAGGAGGGCCGTTGGATGATGCAGATCTTTCAGATATAAATTTAGCCGAAAAGTTAAAAGATGAGCAGATGATAAAAGTGCCGAAAATAGGAGAAAATGATGTTTCCAATGATAAATTCAGCAGTTCTAATGCACCAAATGGCAAGATAAATATCAATACGGCTACAAAAGAAGAGCTTGATACACTGCCGGGAATTGGCGAAGTCACTGCACAGCGCATAATAGATTTTAGAGAGCAACATGGCAATTTTCAAAGAATAGAGGACATCATGAATGTTTCAAGGATTGGGCCAAAGCTTTTTGAACAAATAAAAGATAAGATAACAGTTAATTGA
- a CDS encoding D-alanyl-D-alanine carboxypeptidase family protein encodes MKKIVSIITVIIFLINFIPKVYGMENPPQIVGPTAVLMDFTTGQVLYDKNMNQRMYPASTTKILTAIIAIEKGKLNDVVTVNDDVKNIDGNSIYLVPGEKLTLEQLLYAMLLESANDAAIAVADHIGGSIQGFANLMNEKAKEIGAKDSHFVNPNGLPNTEHYSTPYDMALIARYAMRNATFRKIVSTIHYQIPPTNKFDKPRDLWISNRLIKPTSFHYDGADGVKTGYTIAANQVFVGSATRNGHRLISVIMGDEGTNIWTDTIKLLNYGFNNFDLVNPLEQNSIVTYVDIGKVKFKLPLIAKDSFYYVVPKGQENSIKSSISVDKNINAPVKKGTTLGSINFTFNGKYIGSVPLIADESVYKNYLGTYYNGTKTTVMKDYSTIRSYVELFLGLFIVMISILLWLRKRVNNPFLSIKQLCNRWLFYAYCFMRTQLLTAKTPNTRFKVDNWLAFNHF; translated from the coding sequence ATGAAAAAAATAGTTTCTATTATTACGGTTATTATATTTTTGATTAATTTTATACCAAAAGTATATGGAATGGAAAATCCACCGCAAATTGTAGGGCCTACAGCGGTACTGATGGATTTCACTACTGGTCAAGTCCTTTACGACAAAAATATGAATCAAAGAATGTATCCTGCCAGCACGACAAAAATTTTAACAGCGATTATCGCCATTGAAAAAGGGAAATTAAATGATGTAGTAACTGTAAATGATGATGTCAAAAATATTGATGGAAATTCTATCTACCTTGTACCGGGAGAAAAACTTACATTAGAGCAATTGCTTTATGCTATGCTTTTAGAGTCTGCTAATGATGCTGCAATTGCAGTAGCTGACCATATTGGTGGCAGCATACAAGGATTTGCAAATTTGATGAATGAGAAGGCAAAAGAAATTGGTGCTAAAGACAGCCATTTTGTCAATCCAAATGGATTGCCAAATACTGAGCACTACTCGACACCATATGATATGGCTTTGATAGCAAGGTATGCAATGAGAAATGCTACATTTAGAAAAATCGTAAGCACTATACATTATCAGATACCACCTACTAACAAATTTGATAAGCCAAGAGATCTCTGGATTAGCAATAGATTAATAAAACCCACAAGCTTTCATTACGACGGGGCAGATGGGGTAAAAACGGGTTACACTATTGCCGCTAATCAAGTTTTTGTAGGATCTGCTACAAGAAATGGCCACAGATTGATATCTGTAATCATGGGTGATGAAGGTACAAACATATGGACAGATACGATAAAATTGTTAAACTATGGTTTTAATAATTTTGATCTTGTAAATCCTTTAGAGCAGAATTCAATCGTAACATACGTAGATATTGGAAAGGTAAAGTTTAAGTTACCCCTTATTGCAAAAGACTCATTCTACTATGTAGTGCCAAAAGGACAAGAAAACAGTATTAAGTCATCTATTTCGGTCGATAAAAATATAAATGCACCTGTAAAGAAAGGCACTACGTTAGGCTCGATCAATTTCACTTTCAATGGTAAATACATTGGAAGTGTACCGCTTATAGCGGATGAGTCGGTTTATAAAAATTACTTAGGAACATACTACAATGGAACTAAAACCACTGTAATGAAAGATTATAGCACAATCAGATCCTACGTTGAACTTTTTCTGGGGTTATTCATAGTGATGATATCAATTCTGCTGTGGCTAAGAAAAAGGGTGAACAACCCTTTTTTATCTATAAAACAACTTTGCAATCGATGGCTTTTTTATGCTTACTGCTTTATGAGGACACAGCTCTTGACAGCAAAAACACCTAATACACGCTTTAAGGTCGACAATTGGCTTGCTTTCAACCATTTTTAA
- a CDS encoding helix-turn-helix transcriptional regulator — protein MPTKVHPLLKNFIPVVDSIAKTFGKNCEVVLYDFSNLQSSAIAVGNGHITGREIGNPIPEAILKSLKANKTDNEVNFKTKGRDGKILKSTIVYIKDDAGRPIGCLCINIDISEYIMVKNTLEDLCEISDGEEAPAEPYGGSVNEVLENIVNTTIENYGKPVNFMSKEEKVNMVKMLDAKGTFLIRGAIDYVAKILCVSRYTIYNYLDEIRVGDDLGKY, from the coding sequence GTGCCTACAAAAGTACATCCACTATTAAAAAATTTTATACCAGTTGTAGATAGCATCGCCAAAACGTTTGGCAAGAATTGTGAAGTCGTTCTTTATGATTTTTCAAATTTGCAAAGTTCTGCAATTGCTGTTGGAAATGGACATATTACAGGCAGAGAGATTGGAAACCCTATACCAGAAGCTATTCTAAAATCGCTTAAGGCAAATAAAACTGACAACGAAGTCAATTTCAAAACTAAAGGAAGAGATGGAAAGATTCTAAAATCTACCATTGTATACATTAAAGATGATGCTGGAAGACCGATAGGATGTTTGTGCATAAATATTGACATTTCAGAATATATAATGGTTAAGAACACGTTAGAAGATCTCTGTGAGATAAGCGATGGGGAAGAAGCTCCTGCTGAGCCTTATGGAGGAAGCGTAAACGAAGTTTTAGAGAACATTGTAAACACTACAATAGAGAATTACGGGAAACCTGTCAACTTTATGTCTAAAGAGGAAAAAGTCAATATGGTGAAAATGTTAGATGCTAAAGGCACTTTCTTAATAAGAGGTGCGATAGACTATGTTGCAAAAATACTGTGCGTATCCAGATATACCATATACAATTACCTTGATGAAATAAGAGTAGGGGATGACCTTGGCAAATATTAA
- the rsfS gene encoding ribosome silencing factor codes for MDKKSTDITLKILKILDDKKALDIKGLYVGELTTVADYFVIASGTSTTHVKSLCDEISEKLAEDGVYVNHIEGYNSATWILMDYGSIVVHIFTKDERSFYSLERLWGDAKEIALDNALSD; via the coding sequence TTGGATAAGAAGAGCACTGATATAACATTAAAAATTTTAAAGATACTTGATGATAAAAAAGCACTTGATATTAAAGGACTATATGTAGGAGAGCTTACTACGGTTGCCGATTATTTTGTGATTGCCAGTGGCACGTCTACAACTCATGTAAAATCTCTATGTGATGAAATTTCAGAAAAGCTTGCTGAAGATGGCGTATATGTAAATCACATAGAAGGTTACAATTCGGCTACGTGGATATTGATGGATTACGGCAGTATTGTAGTTCATATTTTTACTAAAGATGAAAGAAGCTTTTACTCGTTGGAAAGGCTTTGGGGTGATGCCAAAGAAATAGCTCTTGACAATGCTTTATCAGATTAG
- the yqeK gene encoding bis(5'-nucleosyl)-tetraphosphatase (symmetrical) YqeK, giving the protein MDFEFFADKLKKLLSGERFNHSLGVMETSEKLAVRYGADVEKAKIAGLLHDCAKNLREDELVALANKYGIQIDDILEKSPYLLHGPVGGYMIEDYFGIHDDEIKRAIMLHTTGDRDMTLLDKIIFLADYIEPNRNFDGVEDLREAAYKNLDEAVIMALDETIKYVIDKGQLLYQKTVIARNDMIIKTKYI; this is encoded by the coding sequence GTGGACTTTGAATTTTTTGCTGATAAATTGAAAAAATTATTAAGTGGTGAGAGATTTAATCATTCATTAGGTGTTATGGAGACGTCTGAAAAATTGGCTGTAAGATACGGTGCAGATGTTGAAAAGGCAAAAATTGCCGGATTACTTCATGACTGCGCAAAAAACCTTAGAGAAGACGAGCTTGTTGCCTTAGCAAATAAGTACGGAATTCAAATAGATGATATCTTAGAAAAATCGCCATATTTGCTTCACGGACCTGTTGGAGGATATATGATAGAAGACTACTTTGGCATACATGACGATGAAATAAAACGTGCCATAATGCTTCATACTACCGGAGATAGAGATATGACGCTTTTGGATAAGATAATATTTTTAGCTGATTATATAGAGCCAAACAGAAATTTTGATGGAGTAGAAGACTTGAGAGAGGCGGCATATAAAAACCTTGATGAAGCAGTGATCATGGCATTAGACGAAACAATAAAATATGTGATCGATAAAGGACAGCTTTTATATCAGAAAACAGTAATTGCTCGCAACGATATGATAATAAAGACAAAATATATTTGA
- the nadD gene encoding nicotinate-nucleotide adenylyltransferase, which produces MTNKLQRIGIMGGTFDPIHFGHLVTAEAVRDQFNLDKVIFVPSGNPPHKVKRNITDKKIRYLMTILATVTNPYFEVSAIEIDREGYTYTIDTLKEFKNIYGEETQIFFITGADAILEILTWKNAEELLKMCNFVAATRPGYAGDSISEKIEYIRRIYDKEIFQVTVPSLAISSTDIRNRVFEGRPIKYLLPESVERYIEKAGLYKRG; this is translated from the coding sequence ATGACTAATAAATTACAAAGGATTGGCATTATGGGTGGTACTTTTGATCCAATACATTTCGGCCACCTTGTTACAGCGGAGGCTGTCAGAGATCAATTTAATTTGGACAAAGTTATATTTGTCCCGTCAGGCAATCCGCCACATAAAGTCAAGAGAAACATTACTGATAAAAAAATAAGGTATTTGATGACGATTCTTGCTACCGTTACAAATCCATATTTTGAAGTATCTGCTATTGAGATAGATAGGGAAGGATACACATATACTATTGATACGCTAAAAGAATTTAAAAATATATACGGAGAAGAAACACAGATATTTTTCATAACAGGTGCTGATGCTATACTAGAGATTTTAACATGGAAAAACGCCGAAGAGCTTTTAAAGATGTGCAATTTTGTTGCTGCCACAAGGCCAGGTTATGCAGGTGATAGCATAAGCGAAAAGATCGAATATATCAGGAGAATATACGATAAAGAAATATTTCAGGTAACTGTGCCGTCATTAGCCATATCATCCACAGACATACGCAATAGGGTATTTGAAGGCAGACCAATCAAGTATTTGTTGCCAGAGTCTGTAGAAAGATACATTGAAAAAGCTGGACTTTATAAGAGAGGTTGA
- the obgE gene encoding GTPase ObgE: MFIDSAKIYIKSGNGGNGVISFRREKYVAYGGPDGGDGGKGGDVIFITDPNISTLMDFKYKRKYVAESGENGSGNNKYGKDGDDLIIKVPAGTQIIRDDTNELIADLAKPGQKAIVLRGGRGGRGNAKFASATLKTPRFAESGEEGKELYVRLELKLLADVGLVGFPNAGKSTLLASCTNARPKIANYPFTTLYPNLGVVYHKGKSFVMADIPGLIEGAHKGEGLGYDFLKHIERTKLILHIVDVSDPMSDPIDDFKKINDEMYLYSDRLKEIPQIAVLNKIDAVDPSSINLDDLIAKMKNLGYDVFKISAMTGDGIDGLLDKTIEMLDKFKVDVEENTEDVIIYNMPKEDETVEIEIKDGVYYLSGTKIDRLLKRVNLQDENSLRYFEMILKKSGVIDMLKEKGFKDGDAINVRDFEFEYYE; this comes from the coding sequence GTGTTTATAGACAGTGCGAAAATTTATATAAAGTCGGGAAATGGTGGAAATGGTGTTATATCATTTAGGAGAGAAAAATACGTAGCGTATGGTGGTCCTGACGGTGGTGATGGAGGAAAAGGCGGTGATGTGATATTTATTACCGATCCTAATATTTCTACTTTGATGGACTTTAAATACAAAAGAAAGTACGTTGCAGAAAGTGGTGAAAATGGCAGCGGAAATAACAAATACGGCAAAGATGGTGATGATCTTATTATTAAAGTTCCTGCTGGAACTCAAATAATAAGGGATGACACCAATGAGTTGATAGCAGATCTTGCAAAACCTGGGCAAAAAGCTATAGTTTTGAGGGGTGGCAGAGGCGGAAGAGGAAATGCAAAATTTGCTTCAGCTACTTTAAAAACTCCAAGATTTGCAGAAAGCGGCGAGGAAGGCAAAGAGCTTTATGTGAGATTAGAGCTAAAGTTATTAGCAGATGTAGGTCTTGTTGGATTTCCTAATGCTGGTAAGTCAACATTGCTTGCGTCATGTACAAATGCAAGGCCTAAAATAGCAAATTACCCATTTACAACCTTATATCCCAATTTAGGTGTCGTATACCATAAAGGAAAGTCTTTTGTCATGGCTGATATACCAGGACTTATTGAAGGCGCCCATAAAGGTGAAGGTCTTGGATATGACTTTTTAAAGCATATTGAGAGGACAAAGTTGATATTGCACATTGTGGATGTATCAGATCCGATGTCGGATCCTATAGACGATTTTAAGAAAATAAATGATGAAATGTATTTGTACAGTGACAGATTAAAAGAAATTCCGCAAATTGCTGTTTTAAATAAAATAGATGCAGTTGATCCGTCATCGATTAATTTAGATGATCTCATTGCAAAGATGAAAAATCTTGGATATGATGTCTTTAAAATATCTGCTATGACAGGTGATGGTATTGACGGACTTCTTGATAAGACGATAGAGATGCTTGACAAGTTTAAGGTAGATGTTGAGGAAAATACAGAAGACGTCATTATCTACAATATGCCAAAGGAAGATGAAACTGTTGAAATTGAAATAAAAGATGGCGTTTACTATTTAAGTGGAACGAAAATAGATAGATTGTTGAAAAGAGTAAATCTTCAAGATGAAAATTCACTTAGATATTTTGAAATGATATTAAAAAAGTCAGGTGTGATAGATATGCTTAAAGAAAAAGGATTTAAAGATGGAGATGCGATAAATGTTAGGGATTTTGAATTCGAGTATTATGAATAA
- a CDS encoding Spo0B domain-containing protein, with product MSKCEDELLIKYINLKRHEYINDLQVLLGYAQLGKSDKIYDYIQKIIDECNNERNVFNSDMDSIMNFIKNKIEEK from the coding sequence GTGTCTAAATGTGAAGATGAATTGTTGATAAAATACATAAATTTAAAAAGGCATGAGTACATAAATGACCTGCAAGTTTTGCTAGGATATGCACAGCTTGGTAAGTCTGATAAGATTTATGACTACATTCAAAAAATCATTGATGAGTGCAACAATGAGCGCAATGTATTTAATAGCGATATGGATAGTATCATGAATTTTATTAAAAATAAGATAGAAGAGAAATAA